One window from the genome of Verrucomicrobiia bacterium encodes:
- a CDS encoding entericidin A/B family lipoprotein, with product MRNASSNVGLILCLFGLLLVGMATAGCRNTASGFGKDVENAGEKIQEKVD from the coding sequence ATGAGAAATGCATCAAGCAATGTTGGGCTGATCCTCTGCCTATTCGGCCTGCTGCTCGTCGGCATGGCCACGGCCGGCTGCAGAAACACGGCTTCGGGTTTCGGCAAGGACGTTGAAAATGCCGGGGAAAAGATTCAGGAAAAGGTGGATTAG